CGCTTGACCCTGACGTAGCGTCAACCCTCGATGCTGTTCGCATGACCACGCAACCAGCCATCGAGATCGCCGGGCTCGAGAAGTCCTTCGGCGAGCTGACGGTGCTCCGGGGGGTCGACCTCGCCGTCGCCCCGGGGAGCATCTACGCACTGCTCGGCTCCAACGGAGCGGGCAAGACCACGACGATCACGATCGTCTCCACCCTGCTCGCCGCCGACGCCGGCACAGCCACGGTGTGCGGCTTCGACGTCGCGACCCAGCCCGCGCGCGTGCGCGAGTCGATCAGCCTGACCGGACAGTTCGCGGCGGTCGACGAGATCCTCACCGGCCGCGAGAACCTCGCGCTCGTCGCTCGGCTGCGGCGCGTCCCCCAGCCCCGCGCCGTCGTCGCGGAGCTGCTCGTACGCTTCTCGCTCACCGACGCCGCCGACCGACGCGTCGGGACGTACTCCGGCGGCATGCGGCGTCGGCTCGACATCGCCATGAGCCTGATCGGCGACCCGCCGGTCGTGTTCCTCGACGAGCCGACCACCGGGCTCGACCCGCAGGCACGGATCGAGGTGTGGCAGGCCGTCAAGGAGCTGGCCGCGAACGGCACGACCGTGCTCCTCACCACCCAGTACCTCGAGGAGGCCGAGCAGCTCGCCGACCGGATCGCGATCCTGCACGAGGGACGCATCATCGCCGACGGGACGCTGGCGGAGCTGAAGCAGCTGTTCCCGCCCGCGGAGGTCACCTACGTCGAGAAGCAGCCGTCCCTCGAGGAGATCTTCCTCGCCATCACCAGCACGAGCGACAACAGCCAGGAGTCACGATGACCACCCAGTTCCTCGGCGACACCGCCACCCTCACCGGCCGGTCCTTGCGTCACGTGGGGCGCAGCCCGGACACGATCATCACCACCGCGGTGATCCCGATCGCGATGATGCTGCTGTTCGTGTACGTCTTCGGCGGGGCGATCGACACGGGCACCGAGGAGTACGTCGACTACCTGCTCCCCGGGATCCTGCTCATCACGATCGCGTCCGGCATCTCCTACACCGCGTACCGGCTCTTCCTGGACCTCAAGGGCGGCATCGTCGCGCGGTTCCAGTCGATGCCGATCGCACGGTCGGCGGTGCTGTGGGCCCACGTCCTGACCTCCGTGGTCGCGACGACGGTCTCGCTCGTCGTCGTCGTCCTCGTCGCTCTGCTCATGGGCTTCCGTACGGGCGCCGGTGTGCTCGCGTGGCTCGCCGTCGCCGGCATCCTCGGCCTCTTCACGCTCGGGCTCACCTGGCTCGCCGTGATCCCGGGCCTGACGGCCAGCTCGGTCGAGGGCGCCAGCGCGTTCTCGTACCCGCTGATCTTCCTGCCGTTCGTCAGCTCCGCCTTCGTGCCGACGGACTCGATGCCCGCGCCCGTCCGGGCGTTCGCCGAGCACCAGCCGGTGACGTCGATCGTCGACACGATCCGGGCGCTGTTCGACGGGCAGCCGGTCGGCAACGACGTGTGGGTCGCGCTCGCGTGGTGCGTGGGGATCCTCGTCGTCGCCTACGCTCTGGCCGTGTCGACGTACCACCGCAAGATCGCCTGAGGGGAGGCCGGAGTGCTCACGATCAGCCAGCTCGCGTCGTACGCGGGGGTGACGGTGCGGGCCGTGCGGCACTACCACGCGAAGGGTCTGCTGCAGGAGCCCGACCGTGACCACTCCGGCTACCGACGCTACGACGCCGCCGCCGTGGTGGACCTGATCCGGATCCGCACTCTGGCAGGCGCGGGTGTGCCTTTGTCGCGCGTCAAGGAGCTGCTCGACGCGGACGACGAGGAGTTCGCCGCCGCGGTCGCCGACATCGACAGGCGTCTGCGCGCGGAGATCCGCGAGCGACAGCGGCACCGGACGCAGATCGCCCAGCTCGCGGCGGGGGAGAGCCTCGCGCTCCCGCCCGAGGTGGTGGCGTACCTCGACCGGCTCCGCGCGCTGGGCATCCCGGAGAAGATGGTCGTGGGCGAGCGGGACGCATGGATCCTCGTCGCGGCCCAGCTGCCCGACCAGATGGCGACGATGATGGCGCTCAAGTCGGCGCAGCTCGACGAGCCGATGGTGGTCGACCTCTACCGGGACCTCAGCGAGGCGATCGAGTGGAGTCCCGACGATCCGCGGCTGCCGGTCCTGGTCGACACGCTCGTCACCAGCATCAGCTCGAGCGACCAGTCGTGGGACGACCACGAAGAGGAGTTCGCGTTCTCCGACGAGCTGGTCGACCTGCTCGACACCGTGTTCCTGGAGTCGGTGCCGATCGCGCCGCGCGTGCTGGAACTCCTCGAGGAGCGGGGCTGGACAGGGTGGACGAAGCTCGAGCGGATCGCGCCGGACCCGGCGACGACGGAGCAGGTCACGCGGCCTTCGCGAGCCGCTTCTTCGTGACCTTCTTGCCGTCGACGCGGACGAGGCGACGCTTCTTGACGGTGTAGCCGTCGGGGAGATTGCCGTCCTTCAGCATGCGGATCGGACACCGGCCGCAGCGGGACTTGGACACGCAGCACTCGATCTTGGGCAGCTTCTTCTTGCCCTTCGTGCTCTGCTTCTTCTTCCCCACGCGGGGGATGCTACGCGACCTAGGTAAGCCTAACCAACCCGCCCGTCCGCGATGCGGGCGATCCGGGGAAGAAGCGGAGGAGTGATTCCTCCCCGGACTGCCCGGATCGCGGACGGGCGGGCGGGGCGCAGGGCACGGATCAGCGGCGGACGAGCACCTCGCGGTACGGGCCGGTCAGGCAGCTGCGGACCGGCGGCGGAGGAGCCACACCACGAGCGCGGCGACCGCGCCGACGGCCAGCCCGCCGACCCCGACGAGGAACGCACCGCCGATCAGCACGATCAGCCAGAGCAGGGCCGGCTTCGACCCGGTCGCCCACTCCGCCTCCGCGAGCAGTGGCGTTCGCGACGAGCACGCGATCTGCATCTTGTCTCCGGCGAAGTGGCGCGCATCCGCCTGTGGCAGCACCGCCACCAGGTGCCAGTCGTCGAACTCCGCGCGGTCGTAGCGGAGGGCGGGAACCTCGGTCGCCAGCGTCGCGTCCCCGCTCGGGGCGACCATGCAGGTGACGCCGAGCTCGGCGCCGGTCGGGCCGCCGTCGCTCGGGTCGCTCCCGTCGCCGGGCATCCCGGACGGCATGCCGTCGATCCGGTCGGTCATGCGCTCGAGCCCGTCCGCGCGAACCCACACGGCGAGGTCGCCGCGCGGCATCGTGAACGTCCCGGCCGGTCCGACCGGCTCCGGCCTCGCGGAGACCGCGATCACGAGGGTGCCGACCCCCAGGGCGAGGGCGCCGATCACGCCGAGGGTGGCGATCACCGCCCCGACCGCGTACCAGCCGGCCGCGGGCCGCCGGCGTGGCGGGCCGGTCGCGGACCCTCGCGGCTGCGCGGGCGGCTCCGCGGGCGGCTGCGCCGGCGGTGGCATGGACACGCCTCCGACTCTAGTCCCGGCGGGCGTCGGCGCGGGCGCTCGAGCACGCGGCTCCGCGTGCACGGGCAGAAGTCGGCGTTGACGTACCGACTAGTCGAAGACTAGTCTCGTCGTATGACGGCACAGGAGATCGAAGTGGGTGCGTACGAGGCCAAGACCCGGCTCTCCTACCTCCTCGAGGAGGTCGAGGCGGGTTCGATCGTGACGATCACCAAGCACGGCCGACCCGTCGCGCGGCTGATCGGAGTGGACACGTCGACCACACCGATCGACGTCGTGCTCGACGAGCTCCACCGGCAGCGGGTCCCGCGCCGCCCCGGGGACCCGTCGGTCCGCGCCATGATCGCCGAGGGGCGCCGTTGACCGAGTTCGTGCTCGACGCGTCCGCGGCGTTGTCGCTGATCTTCGAGGACGAGGACCCCGGCGGTGTGCGTGACGCGTTCCAGGGTGGCGCGCGCGCCGTCGTGCCCTCGATCTTCTTGTTCGAGGTGGCGAACGCCGCGGTCTCCGCGGTGCGACGCGGGCGGATCGACCCGACGGATCTTGCTTCGGTCCTGGGTGGGCTCGGGCGCCTGCCGATCTCGGTGGTGGCCGAGCATCCGAGCCCCGTCGGGCTCGCAGCGATCGCCGTCGAGCACAACCTCTCGGCGTACGACGCTGCCTACCTGCACCTTGCCCGGGAGCGGCAGGTCCCTCTGGTGACGTACGACGGGCAGCTCGCGGCGGCCGCCGCGTCCGTCCTCCGCTGACACCGGCAGGTGATCGTCAGAGCGCCGTACGCGCCGACGCCCCGCCCGGCGGTACCGGACGGGGCGTCGTCATGCGTGCGGGCTACGCGCTCACGCGTGTGCCGTGCTCGCTCTGGCGGTGCTCGCTCAGAAAGCGGCCTCGTCGAGCTCCATCACGTCGAGGTCGGTAACCTCGGCGATCGCCTTCTCGGCGGCGAGCTTCGGGAGGACCTGACGGGCGAACCACTGGGCCGCCGCGACCTTGCCCTCGTAGAAGTGCCGGTCCGACTCGGACACGCCGCCTGCGTCGAGCGCCTTGAGCGCGACCTCGGCGCCGCGCAGCAGCAGCCACGAGCACACGACGTCGCCGAGCGCCATCAGCAGGCGGGTCGTGTTGAGCCCGACCTTGTAGACGTTCTTCGGGTCGCCACCGTCGGCCGGGTTCGCCGACATCATCTGGCCGAAGACGACACCGAGCAGGCCCTGCGCGTCCTCGAGGCCCTTCGCGAGCAGCTCGCGCTCCTGCTTGAGCCGTCCGTTGCCGGCCTCGGAGCCGATGAACGCCTGGATCTCCTGAGCGACGTGCGCGATCGCCTGGCCCTGGTCCTTCACGATCTTGCGGAAGAACAGGTCCTGGCCCTGAATGGCGGTCGTGCCCTCGTACAGGGTGTCGATCTTCGCGTCGCGGACGTACTGCTCGATCGGGTACTCCTGCAGGAAGCCCGACCCGCCGAACGTCTGCAGCGACTCGGTGCCGAGGAGCACCCACGAACGCTCCGAGCCGTACCCCTTGACGATCGGGAGCAGCAGGTCGTTGACCCGCTCGGCCAGCTCGTCGCGCTCACCCTTCGCCTCGGCCAGCATCACCTGGTCCTGCCAGGTCGCGGTGTAGATCACCAGTGAGCGCAGCGCCTCGGAGAACGACTTCTGGGTCATCAGCGAGCGACGCACGTCGGGGTGATGGGTGATCGTGACGCGCGGGGCGTCCTTCGCCGGGTCGAGCATGTCGGCGCCCTGGACGCGCTCCTTCGCGAAGTCGAGCGCGTTGAGGTAGCCGGTCGACAGGGTCGCGATGGCCTTGGTGCCGACCATCATCCGGGCGTTCTCGATCACCTGGAACATCTGCGCGATCCCGTCGTGCACCTCGCCCAGCAGCCAGCCCTTGGCCGGCGCGCCGTCGCCGAAGGTGACCTCGCAGGTGTTGGAGACCTTGATCCCCATCTTGTGCTCGACGTTGGTGACGTACGCGCCGTTGCGGGTGCCGTCCAGCTCGCCGGTCTCGAGGTCGAAGCCGTACTTCGGGACGATGAAGAGGCTCAGCCCCTTCGTCCCCGGGCCGCCGGCGCCCTCGATGCCGACCGGCCGCGCGAGCACGAGGTGGATGATGTTCTCGGACAGATCGCTCTCCGCCGAGGTGATGAAGCGCTTGACACCCTCGATGTGCCAGGTGCCGTCCTCCTGGAGGTACGCCTTGGTGCGGCCGGCGCCGACGTCCGAACCGGCGTCGGGCTCGGTCAGCACCATGGTCGAGACCCACTCGCGCTCGACCATGTGCTGCGCGATCGTGCGGTCCCGCTCGGTGCCGTTGCGGTGGACCACACCGGCGAACATCGGACCGGCGCCGTACATCCAGATCGCCGGGTTGGCGCCGAGGACCATCTCGCCGAGCGCCCAGTTGATGCTGGACGGGGCCAGGGTCCCGCCGAGCTCGGCCATCGTGCCGAGCCGCCAGTAGCCGCTGTCCATCCAGGTCCGGTAGCTCTTCTTGAACGCGGCCGGCACCGGTGCGGTGCTCGTCTCCGGGTCGAAGACCGGCGGGTTGCGGTCGGCGTCGGCGAACGACTCCGCGAGGTCCTCGCGCGCCATCCGGTCGATCTCGCTCAGGATGCTCTTCGCGGTCTCGACGTCGACGTCCTCGAACGGTCCCTGGCCGAGGACCTCGTCACGGCCGAACACCTCGAAGAGGTTGAACTCGATGTCGCGGAGATTGCTCTTGTAGTGGCCCACGGCGACCCGTCCTTGGTGTGGTGCCGGTCCGTACGTGAACCGGCAGTTCTACTGGTCAGTAACTCCAGTGTCCTACTCGTCGGTAACCCACGCAAGCCCGGGTCGCGGATTGGTCGAGAAGTCGAGTGAACCGGGTTGCTCACTCGACCAGGTCGACCTGTCTGGGATCATGGGGCCATGCGGGTGTCGACGAAGGCGGACTACGCGCTGCGCGGTCTGATCGAGATCGCCGGTCGCGCCGAGGACGGGCCGGTCTCGGCGGAGGAGATCGGGAGGCAGCAGGACATCCCGCACGGCTTCCTCCAGGCGATCCTCGCCGACCTGCGCCGCGCCGGTGTCGTCGTGAGCCAGCGCGGTCAGTCCGGGGGCTGGCGGCTCGCTCGTGACGCCGAGTCCATCACCGTCGCCGACGTGGTCCGCGCCGTGGACGGGCCGCTGGTCAGCGTGTACGGCCTCCGGCCGGAGGCGGTGACCTACAGCGGGTCGGCCGAGGTGCTCCAGCACGTCTGGATCGCTGCCCGTGCCAGCCTGCGCGAGGTCTTCGAGTCGGTCACGATCGCGCACCTCGTCGCGGGTGCGCTCCCGGACGCGGTGGAGGAGCTGACCACCGACGAGGACGCCTGGCAGCCACACTGACGACGGCGCGGCGGCGCGTCAGATGCCGGGGGCGCGGTCCCGTCGCGCGGTCCCGTCGCGCGGAGGCGTCGCGCGGAGGCGTCGCGCGGAGGCGTCGCGCGGAGGCGTCGCGCGACGTCAGGACTCCTCGGGCACCGAGGGCGGCAGCGAGACCGTGACCAGCCGTGGGTCGTTGCCGTCACGGCCGAGGATCCGGCGGGACACGAGCACCGACGACGTCACCACGCCCAGCACGAGCAGGCCGAGCTCCAGAGGTCCGAGTCGGGAGCCGAGCAGCAGGAGGACCCCGACCCAGGCGACGAGCAGAACGACGTTGGCCGCGAGCAGGCGGATCACGGTCACGGGTGGGACTCCTCGGGGGGAACTCGCACGGAGAGGCGTACGACGGGGTGGGCCGGGCCACCGCTAGGTTACCGGCATGACGACGCGTGACCCCTGGCGCGATGCCCTGGACAAGCTCGGCAGCGCCTTCATGACCTCTTCGCTCATCCGATCGACGTCGAAGGAGGCCGGGATGCCGTCGGCGGCGCTGTACTTCCGCGGTCGGGTCGGCGTGCTCGGGGACGTCTCGGTGGACACGGCCGAGGACGTCCTGGGCATCTTCCCCCGCCGCGTCGTCGAGTCGATCTGGTCGCGGACCCCGGACGTCGTCTGCGCCGACGCGGTGGAGTCGTACGTCGACGTGAGCCATCGCTGGGCTCGCGAGAACGTCGTCGACGACGAGGCGGCGGCGCGGGCGGCCGACCTGCTGGAGCGGGTCGTGGACGAGACCACGCTGGGTCCGGCGCCGCTCGCGATGGCATTCGCGCGGCTGCCGCGACCCGACGACGTCCCCGCCCGGGTCGTCCACAGCGCCAACGTCGTGCGCGAGATCCGCGGCGGTCTGTACTTCGGAGCCCTTGCGCTCGTCGGGCTTCCGGTGTTCCGGGCGATGCTCGTCGACCCGCGTGCGGGCGCGGAGGGGATGGGCAGTCTCGGGTGGAAGCCGGAGGAGATCGAGGCTGCGCAGAAGGTCGCGCGGCCTGGTGACGACGTGCGGTGGCGCAACGCCGAGGACGCGCTCACGGGTGCGTTCGTCGGCCTGCTCGGCGACGCGATCGGTGAGGAGGCGACCGGCGACCTGGCCGAAGCGCTGCTCGCCGTCCGCCGGGTCGACTGACGTGACCGTGGGCCGCGCCCGGCTCGGGAGCGACCCACGGTCCTCGTCGTGACGTCGTGACGTCGTGACGTCGCGCGTCAGGAGGTGCCCAGGCCCTCCTTCGACGTCGTCAGCGTCGCCACCGCGTGGGCCGCGGCGTCGCCGAGCTCGTCGAGCGCGTCGGCGCTCAGGTTGTCGATCGTGTCGCAGGCCTGGTGGTAGCACGGGTCGTACGGCTCACCCGCGGTCCCGCCGTACTCGTCCGCCTGCTCCTCGGTCTTGACCCCCTCGGCGCCCGAGAACAGGCCGCCCGCCGGGATGCCCTCGGCGATGAACGGGCCGTAGTCGGAGCGCCCGTCGAACGCGGTCGGCTCGCTCGCCAGTCCCTCGCCGTCGAAGTAGTCGGTGAAGATCTGCTCGATCTGCGCCGACCCCTCCGGTCCGGCCTCGGGGGTGTCGGAGCCGTCGCCGTCGTAGACGAATCGGACGTAGTTCGGCGACCCGAGCATGTCGAAGTTGAGGTTCGCGTAGATCGCGTCCTTCTCCTCGTCCGACAGGTTGGCCACGTAGTACTCCGAGCCGAGCAGCCCGGCCTCCTCCGCGCCCCAGAAGGCGAAGCGCACCGGACGGACCAGCTTCTTCGTCAGCTTGAGGTCCGCCATCTCCTCAGCGATCTCGAGGATCGTCGAGGAGCCGGATCCGTTGTCGTTGATGCCCGGTCCGGCTGCGACCGAGTCGAGGTGGGCGCCGACGACGACGACCTCGTCGGGGTTGGCGGGGCCGTGTCCCCAGCCCTTGCCCTTCCCCTTGCCGCTGCCCTTGTGGTGGCCCTTCTTCGCAGGCAGGTCTGCGATCACGTTGTACGTCGTCCGCTCGGGGTCGACCTCGACCTCGGTGCTGACCCGGACGGTGACGTCGCCCGCCTCGGCCTGCTCGACCAGGGCGGCGCCGTCGGCGTAGGAGAGGCCGACGACCGGGATCGATGCAGGTGCCCCGAGGGTTCCGACGACCAGGCCGTCGCGGCCGGGCTGCCCCTCGTTGAAGATGATCACCGCGTCGTAGCCGGCCGCGGCGGCGTTGTCCGTCTTCACGGAGAAGTTGCAGCTCCCGCGCTGGACCAGCGCGACCGCGTCCTCCGCCGGCGCGGGGTCGAAGTCCTCGGCCTCGCAGCCCGAGGTGACCCCCGGCTCGGCCGGGGCGGGCACCTGGACGTCGATCGGGACCACGGTGCCGGTGACCTCGCCGCCACCGGAGTAGTCGAAGGTGCCGGTCTCGTAGTCGGTCGGCGTGGGGGAGAGCTGCTCGAGCTCGGCGGGTGCCAGCTCG
This DNA window, taken from Mumia flava, encodes the following:
- a CDS encoding helix-turn-helix domain-containing protein, which gives rise to MTTRDPWRDALDKLGSAFMTSSLIRSTSKEAGMPSAALYFRGRVGVLGDVSVDTAEDVLGIFPRRVVESIWSRTPDVVCADAVESYVDVSHRWARENVVDDEAAARAADLLERVVDETTLGPAPLAMAFARLPRPDDVPARVVHSANVVREIRGGLYFGALALVGLPVFRAMLVDPRAGAEGMGSLGWKPEEIEAAQKVARPGDDVRWRNAEDALTGAFVGLLGDAIGEEATGDLAEALLAVRRVD
- a CDS encoding MerR family transcriptional regulator, with product MLTISQLASYAGVTVRAVRHYHAKGLLQEPDRDHSGYRRYDAAAVVDLIRIRTLAGAGVPLSRVKELLDADDEEFAAAVADIDRRLRAEIRERQRHRTQIAQLAAGESLALPPEVVAYLDRLRALGIPEKMVVGERDAWILVAAQLPDQMATMMALKSAQLDEPMVVDLYRDLSEAIEWSPDDPRLPVLVDTLVTSISSSDQSWDDHEEEFAFSDELVDLLDTVFLESVPIAPRVLELLEERGWTGWTKLERIAPDPATTEQVTRPSRAASS
- a CDS encoding type II toxin-antitoxin system Phd/YefM family antitoxin — translated: MTAQEIEVGAYEAKTRLSYLLEEVEAGSIVTITKHGRPVARLIGVDTSTTPIDVVLDELHRQRVPRRPGDPSVRAMIAEGRR
- a CDS encoding ABC transporter ATP-binding protein gives rise to the protein MTTQPAIEIAGLEKSFGELTVLRGVDLAVAPGSIYALLGSNGAGKTTTITIVSTLLAADAGTATVCGFDVATQPARVRESISLTGQFAAVDEILTGRENLALVARLRRVPQPRAVVAELLVRFSLTDAADRRVGTYSGGMRRRLDIAMSLIGDPPVVFLDEPTTGLDPQARIEVWQAVKELAANGTTVLLTTQYLEEAEQLADRIAILHEGRIIADGTLAELKQLFPPAEVTYVEKQPSLEEIFLAITSTSDNSQESR
- a CDS encoding acyl-CoA dehydrogenase encodes the protein MGHYKSNLRDIEFNLFEVFGRDEVLGQGPFEDVDVETAKSILSEIDRMAREDLAESFADADRNPPVFDPETSTAPVPAAFKKSYRTWMDSGYWRLGTMAELGGTLAPSSINWALGEMVLGANPAIWMYGAGPMFAGVVHRNGTERDRTIAQHMVEREWVSTMVLTEPDAGSDVGAGRTKAYLQEDGTWHIEGVKRFITSAESDLSENIIHLVLARPVGIEGAGGPGTKGLSLFIVPKYGFDLETGELDGTRNGAYVTNVEHKMGIKVSNTCEVTFGDGAPAKGWLLGEVHDGIAQMFQVIENARMMVGTKAIATLSTGYLNALDFAKERVQGADMLDPAKDAPRVTITHHPDVRRSLMTQKSFSEALRSLVIYTATWQDQVMLAEAKGERDELAERVNDLLLPIVKGYGSERSWVLLGTESLQTFGGSGFLQEYPIEQYVRDAKIDTLYEGTTAIQGQDLFFRKIVKDQGQAIAHVAQEIQAFIGSEAGNGRLKQERELLAKGLEDAQGLLGVVFGQMMSANPADGGDPKNVYKVGLNTTRLLMALGDVVCSWLLLRGAEVALKALDAGGVSESDRHFYEGKVAAAQWFARQVLPKLAAEKAIAEVTDLDVMELDEAAF
- a CDS encoding ABC transporter permease, encoding MTTQFLGDTATLTGRSLRHVGRSPDTIITTAVIPIAMMLLFVYVFGGAIDTGTEEYVDYLLPGILLITIASGISYTAYRLFLDLKGGIVARFQSMPIARSAVLWAHVLTSVVATTVSLVVVVLVALLMGFRTGAGVLAWLAVAGILGLFTLGLTWLAVIPGLTASSVEGASAFSYPLIFLPFVSSAFVPTDSMPAPVRAFAEHQPVTSIVDTIRALFDGQPVGNDVWVALAWCVGILVVAYALAVSTYHRKIA
- a CDS encoding RrF2 family transcriptional regulator; its protein translation is MRVSTKADYALRGLIEIAGRAEDGPVSAEEIGRQQDIPHGFLQAILADLRRAGVVVSQRGQSGGWRLARDAESITVADVVRAVDGPLVSVYGLRPEAVTYSGSAEVLQHVWIAARASLREVFESVTIAHLVAGALPDAVEELTTDEDAWQPH
- a CDS encoding type II toxin-antitoxin system VapC family toxin → MTEFVLDASAALSLIFEDEDPGGVRDAFQGGARAVVPSIFLFEVANAAVSAVRRGRIDPTDLASVLGGLGRLPISVVAEHPSPVGLAAIAVEHNLSAYDAAYLHLARERQVPLVTYDGQLAAAAASVLR
- a CDS encoding M28 family metallopeptidase yields the protein MRRSLIAAASAVALAFGAVTAAPASAHDSKDGRGYGHHESRSAQKLTRAVTVRGIMKHQRAFQRIADANDDNRASGLPGYDASVDYVSKKLRRAGYDVTVQPFTFSFFRELAPAELEQLSPTPTDYETGTFDYSGGGEVTGTVVPIDVQVPAPAEPGVTSGCEAEDFDPAPAEDAVALVQRGSCNFSVKTDNAAAAGYDAVIIFNEGQPGRDGLVVGTLGAPASIPVVGLSYADGAALVEQAEAGDVTVRVSTEVEVDPERTTYNVIADLPAKKGHHKGSGKGKGKGWGHGPANPDEVVVVGAHLDSVAAGPGINDNGSGSSTILEIAEEMADLKLTKKLVRPVRFAFWGAEEAGLLGSEYYVANLSDEEKDAIYANLNFDMLGSPNYVRFVYDGDGSDTPEAGPEGSAQIEQIFTDYFDGEGLASEPTAFDGRSDYGPFIAEGIPAGGLFSGAEGVKTEEQADEYGGTAGEPYDPCYHQACDTIDNLSADALDELGDAAAHAVATLTTSKEGLGTS